A single region of the Mycobacterium lentiflavum genome encodes:
- a CDS encoding prenyltransferase, whose translation MHRYRPPAVPGVLSPEQCRQTALSIAAEQESSGAIPWFHGGHTDPWDHVESAMALTAAGLLEPARAAYEWSRRNQRSDGSWPLQFRSGTIEDANSDSNFCAYIATGVWHYVLVTGDKSFAASMWPVVHKAIDFVIDLQVGYGEICWARSETGPVREALLTGCASVYHSIRCALALAALVDDPQPEWELALGRLGHALVAHPEAFTEKDRYSMDWYYPILGSALRGPAAAARIKHRWDDFVVDGLGIRCVDDRPWVTGAETCELVLALDAMGQRSVAHQQFAAMQHLREKDGSYWTGLVFADGKRWPEERTAWTGAAVILAADALSDTTGGAGIFRGDELPLGLQTDFDCECVATGPGR comes from the coding sequence TTGCATCGATATAGGCCGCCGGCGGTTCCGGGTGTGTTGAGTCCGGAGCAGTGTCGCCAGACAGCCCTGTCCATCGCCGCCGAGCAGGAGTCATCGGGTGCCATCCCCTGGTTCCACGGCGGTCACACCGACCCGTGGGATCACGTCGAATCAGCCATGGCGCTCACCGCGGCCGGATTACTGGAACCGGCCCGAGCCGCCTATGAGTGGAGTCGCCGTAATCAGCGTTCTGACGGATCCTGGCCCCTCCAATTTCGTTCGGGGACAATCGAAGACGCCAACAGTGACAGCAATTTCTGCGCCTATATCGCCACCGGCGTCTGGCATTACGTGTTGGTCACCGGCGACAAGTCCTTCGCCGCATCGATGTGGCCGGTGGTGCACAAGGCCATCGACTTCGTCATCGACCTGCAGGTCGGTTATGGCGAGATCTGTTGGGCGCGAAGCGAAACGGGCCCGGTGCGCGAAGCTCTGCTAACCGGTTGCGCCAGCGTGTATCACAGCATTCGGTGTGCGTTGGCGCTGGCCGCTCTAGTGGACGATCCGCAACCCGAATGGGAGCTGGCCCTGGGTCGGCTGGGCCATGCGCTGGTCGCGCATCCCGAGGCGTTCACCGAAAAAGACCGCTACTCGATGGACTGGTACTACCCCATCCTCGGCAGCGCACTGCGAGGTCCGGCCGCGGCCGCCCGCATCAAGCACCGCTGGGACGACTTTGTCGTCGACGGCCTTGGCATCCGCTGCGTCGACGACCGGCCGTGGGTGACCGGCGCCGAAACCTGTGAGTTGGTCCTGGCGCTCGACGCGATGGGTCAACGGTCGGTCGCGCACCAGCAATTCGCGGCGATGCAGCACCTACGTGAAAAGGACGGCTCGTATTGGACGGGCTTGGTATTCGCCGACGGAAAGCGCTGGCCCGAAGAGCGCACGGCGTGGACGGGCGCCGCGGTTATCTTGGCGGCGGATGCGCTGTCGGACACCACCGGAGGTGCGGGGATCTTCCGTGGCGACGAGCTACCGCTGGGTCTGCAGACCGACTTCGATTGCGAGTGCGTCGCTACCGGCCCCGGGCGGTAA
- a CDS encoding class I SAM-dependent methyltransferase yields the protein MSNTDTSAPERLFALAEQVTGFMPDDEGRALYDAALRYLDGGVGVEIGTYCGKSTLLLGAAAQQTASVLYTVDHHHGSEEHQAGWEYHDASLVDEVTGLFDTLPTFRRTLDAAGLDDHVVAIVGKSPVVARGWRSPLRFLFIDGGHSEAAATEDFNGWAKWVSVGGALVIHDVFPDPKDGGRPPYYIYCRAIDSGQFNEICAIGSLRVLERTSGRVGEPLEVTARGR from the coding sequence ATGAGCAACACCGACACGAGTGCACCCGAGCGCTTGTTCGCACTGGCCGAACAGGTGACGGGCTTCATGCCAGACGACGAAGGTCGCGCGCTCTATGACGCGGCGCTGCGGTATCTGGACGGCGGTGTCGGTGTCGAGATCGGTACCTACTGCGGCAAATCCACCTTGCTGCTCGGTGCAGCGGCACAGCAGACGGCCAGTGTGCTGTACACGGTCGACCATCACCACGGCTCCGAGGAACATCAGGCCGGCTGGGAATACCACGATGCCTCGTTGGTCGACGAGGTCACCGGACTGTTCGACACCCTCCCCACGTTTCGACGCACGCTCGACGCGGCCGGACTCGACGACCACGTGGTCGCCATCGTGGGCAAGTCTCCGGTCGTGGCCCGCGGGTGGCGGTCACCGCTACGGTTCTTGTTCATCGACGGTGGCCACTCCGAGGCCGCGGCGACCGAGGACTTCAACGGATGGGCAAAGTGGGTAAGTGTCGGCGGGGCCCTGGTCATCCATGACGTGTTTCCCGATCCAAAGGACGGCGGGCGGCCACCGTATTACATTTATTGCCGCGCAATAGATTCCGGCCAATTCAACGAGATCTGCGCGATCGGCTCGCTGCGGGTGCTCGAACGCACCAGCGGCCGGGTGGGCGAGCCGCTCGAAGTTACCGCCCGGGGCCGGTAG
- a CDS encoding class I SAM-dependent methyltransferase, translating into MLTVDFDRLGIGPSSKVIDVGCGAGRHAFEAYRRGADIIAFDRDEAELKSVETILRAMAENGEAPAAATAEAVVGDALSLPYPDETFDCVIASEILEHVTQDDAVIAELIRVVKVGGTLAVSVPRWLPEQVCWLLSDEYHANLGGHIRIYRASELRDKIAANGLELTHSHHAHALHSPFWWLKCAVGVENTDHPVVTAYHKLLVWDLMQRPRLTRIAESVLNPLVGKSVAMYFTKAQKTGTEATLGYSVASI; encoded by the coding sequence ATGCTGACGGTCGATTTCGATCGGCTCGGCATCGGCCCGTCCAGCAAGGTGATCGACGTGGGCTGCGGAGCCGGTCGGCATGCGTTCGAAGCGTATCGCCGCGGTGCCGACATCATCGCGTTCGACCGCGACGAGGCCGAGTTGAAGTCCGTGGAAACCATTCTTCGCGCGATGGCCGAAAACGGCGAAGCACCCGCTGCGGCAACGGCGGAGGCGGTCGTCGGCGATGCGTTGAGCTTGCCGTACCCAGACGAGACATTCGACTGCGTGATCGCATCCGAAATTCTGGAACACGTCACCCAAGACGATGCGGTGATCGCGGAGTTGATCCGGGTAGTCAAAGTCGGCGGGACCCTAGCGGTCTCCGTGCCCCGCTGGCTTCCCGAACAAGTGTGCTGGCTGCTGTCCGACGAATATCACGCCAATCTAGGCGGCCACATCCGTATCTACCGGGCCAGCGAGCTGCGGGACAAGATCGCGGCCAATGGCCTGGAATTGACGCATTCGCATCACGCGCATGCACTTCATTCCCCGTTCTGGTGGCTGAAGTGTGCTGTAGGAGTTGAAAACACCGATCATCCAGTGGTGACCGCCTACCACAAGCTTCTGGTCTGGGACCTCATGCAGCGGCCGCGGCTTACTCGGATCGCGGAGTCGGTGCTCAACCCGCTCGTGGGCAAGAGCGTCGCGATGTACTTCACCAAGGCACAGAAGACGGGAACCGAAGCAACCCTGGGGTATTCAGTTGCATCGATATAG
- a CDS encoding cutinase family protein, with amino-acid sequence MRALFLRKSCGVCLAAVVIAGALILAPAVLLSRTSGALPSASASCPQVQVVFARGRYESPGPGVLGNAFINALSSKVGNRSFGSYAVKYPADTQVDIGANDMSHHIQDMANNCPDTRLVLGGYSLGAAVTDVVLAAPISAFGFDSPLPAGMDQHIAAVALFGNGSQWVGPITNFNPTYNDRTIELCHGADPVCNPADPNTWKENWPQHLASAYIDAGMANQAADFAASKL; translated from the coding sequence GTGCGCGCTCTATTTCTCCGTAAATCATGTGGTGTGTGCCTCGCGGCAGTCGTGATCGCAGGCGCACTGATATTGGCTCCCGCGGTCCTGCTCTCCCGGACGTCGGGTGCCCTGCCATCGGCCTCCGCCAGCTGTCCTCAGGTTCAGGTGGTGTTCGCCCGCGGTCGTTACGAGTCGCCGGGGCCCGGTGTGCTCGGCAACGCGTTCATCAACGCGCTTTCCTCCAAGGTTGGAAACCGCAGCTTCGGCTCCTATGCCGTCAAGTACCCCGCTGATACGCAGGTCGATATCGGCGCCAACGACATGAGTCACCACATCCAGGACATGGCCAACAACTGCCCGGACACCCGACTCGTGCTGGGCGGCTACTCGCTCGGCGCGGCGGTGACCGATGTGGTGCTCGCCGCGCCGATCAGCGCGTTCGGGTTCGACAGCCCCCTGCCGGCGGGCATGGATCAGCACATCGCCGCCGTCGCGCTGTTCGGCAACGGAAGTCAGTGGGTGGGGCCGATCACGAACTTCAACCCGACCTACAACGACCGGACGATCGAGTTGTGCCACGGCGCCGACCCGGTCTGCAATCCCGCGGACCCAAACACCTGGAAAGAGAACTGGCCACAGCATCTGGCCAGCGCGTACATCGACGCCGGCATGGCGAACCAGGCCGCCGACTTCGCGGCAAGCAAGCTCTAA